One Carassius gibelio isolate Cgi1373 ecotype wild population from Czech Republic chromosome A20, carGib1.2-hapl.c, whole genome shotgun sequence DNA segment encodes these proteins:
- the prkg3 gene encoding cGMP-dependent protein kinase 1 isoform X3, whose product MPMEAQLKKLRQMLEKECQLNQELQNQNTELKRQLEQKERLLQILQGQLDELDCAPQRHSNEMPEVRQSRAAVMARERVPEVLEITANRVNKTASEKAQIVKAIGKNDFLRRLDEEQISMMVDLMKIMDCHPGEDIIREGTEGDSMYIVFEGELRVTQSGRDLRTLSPGDVFGELAILYNCKRTASVKAITAVQLWCIERQTYRSIMTNKSKKKREQLMCFLKTSRTLKALNDVQLSKIIDSMEEVKFQNNEVIVREGAEGNTFYIILKGEVLVTKKVNGQQKIIRKMSEGEHFGELALIRDILRTATCTAVGAVTCFSIDKEVFEETIPFESLELHDEVDLLEDDVKPEKVGPETSLKLKDLVPVLYQEGSHQGDPVTLGVGGFGKVELVTTLQHRTYFAMKKISKQHIVAKKQEAHILLERKILQAIQCDFIVRLHAAFKDSRYIYMIMEFCPGGEIWTKLKQARRFEENISVFITACVVEAFAYLHNKGILYRDLKPENLMLDSKGYVKLVDFGFAKELSRGEKTYSFCGTPEYIPPEIIQNHGHDFAADFWSLGILIYELLVGSSDPQKIYAKILDGVLNFPSYMGEGAKSLISKLCRPRPGQRLGNTKNGIKDVRHHRWFHSINWHKLRMGQLEAPTIRLIRKGPCYINFDRFPYDKTQADEEFSGWDCDF is encoded by the exons ATGCCAATGGAAGCACAACTCAAGAAATTACGACAAATGCTGGAGAAAGAATGCCAGCTCAACCAGGAACTCCAGAACCAGAACACAGAGCTAA AGCGACAGCTTGAACAGAAAGAGAGATTGTTACAGATACTGCAAGGACAACTGGATGAGCTTG ATTGTGCACCACAACGACACAGTAATGAAATGCCTGAGGTTCGACAGAGTCGGGCAGCTGTCATGGCCAGGGAGCGTGTCCCAGAGGTCCTGGAAATCACTGCCAACAGAGTCAATAAAACTGCCAG TGAAAAAGCTCAGATTGTGAAGGCCATTGGTAAGAATGATTTCCTCCGTCGTCTGGATGAGGAGCAGATCAGTATGATGGTTGATCTGATGAAGATCATGGACTGTCATCCTGGCGAGGACATCATCCGAGAGGGCACAGAGGGAGACAGCATGTACATTGTCTTTG AGGGTGAGCTGAGGGTTACTCAGTCTGGACGTGATCTGCGAACTTTGAGCCCCGGTGATGTGTTTGGGGAACTGGCCATTCTATACAACTGTAAACGCACAGCATCTGTCAAAG CCATCACTGCAGTACAGTTATGGTGCATTGAGAGACAAACATATCGAAGCATCATGACCAACAAATCCAAGAAGAAAAGAGAGCAACTCATGTGCTTCCTGAAAAC GTCTCGCACTTTGAAAGCCCTGAATGATGTTCAGCTGTCAAAGATCATTGATTCCATGGAGGAA GTGAAGTTTCAGAACAATGAAGTGATTGTCCGAGAGGGAGCAGAGGGCAATACGTTTTACATCATTCTCAAAGGAGAG GTTTTAGTGACAAAAAAAGTGAACGGACAGCAGAAAATCATTCGTAAGATGAGTGAGGGGGAACACTTTGGAGAACTGGCTCTAATACG AGATATCCTTAGGACAGCCACATGCACAGCTGTGGGAGCTGTCACTTGCTTTTCCATTGATAAAGA GGTTTTTGAGGAGACCATTCCTTTTGAAAGCCTTGAGCTCCATGACGA agttgaTTTACTGGAGGATGATGTAAAGCCAGAGAAGGTTGG GCCAGAAACATCTCTAAAGCTGAAAGATCTCGTCCCTGTACTGTACCAGGAGGGAAGTCATCAAGGAGATCCTGTCACTCTTGGAGTCGGGGGGTTTGGAAAAGTGGAGCTG GTAACTACCTTACAGCACAGAACGTACTTTGCTATGAAGAAGATCAGTAAACAACACATTGTTGCAAAGAAGCAGGAAGCACACATTCTCCTAGAAAGGAAAATTCTCCAAGCAATCCAATGTGACTTCATTGTCAG GCTGCATGCTGCCTTCAAAGATTCCCGCTACATCTATATGATAATGGAGTTTTGTCCTGGTGGGGAAATCTGGACCAAGCTGAAACAAGC AAGACGCTTTGAGGAGAATATATCTGTGTTCATAACAGCGTGTGTGGTTGAAGCTTTTGCATACCTCCATAACAAAGGGATCCTGTATCGAGACCTGAAACCAGAAAATCTCATGCTCGACTCCAAAGGATATGTGAAATTG GTTGATTTTGGTTTTGCAAAGGAGCTTTCTCGGGGTGAAAAGACATATTCCTTTTGTGGTACTCCTGAGTACATCCCTCCAGAGATCATTCAGAACCATGGCCATGACTTCGCTGCTGACTTCTGGTCACTTGGCATTCTAATCTACGAGCTGCTCGTGGGCAG TTCAGACCCACAGAAGATTTATGCCAAGATCTTGGATGGTGTGCTGAATTTCCCATCATATATGGGGGAAGGTGCCAAGTCTCTCATCAGTAAATTGTGCAG GCCACGTCCTGGACAGCGTCTGGGCAATACAAAAAACGGAATCAAAGATGTCCGACATCACAG GTGGTTTCACAGCATTAACTGGCATAAATTAAGAATGGGGCAGCTGGAGGCACCGACTATTCGGCTTATAAGAAAG
- the prkg3 gene encoding cGMP-dependent protein kinase 1 isoform X1 produces the protein MPMEAQLKKLRQMLEKECQLNQELQNQNTELKRQLEQKERLLQILQGQLDELDCAPQRHSNEMPEVRQSRAAVMARERVPEVLEITANRVNKTASEKAQIVKAIGKNDFLRRLDEEQISMMVDLMKIMDCHPGEDIIREGTEGDSMYIVFEGELRVTQSGRDLRTLSPGDVFGELAILYNCKRTASVKAITAVQLWCIERQTYRSIMTNKSKKKREQLMCFLKTSRTLKALNDVQLSKIIDSMEEVKFQNNEVIVREGAEGNTFYIILKGEVLVTKKVNGQQKIIRKMSEGEHFGELALIRDILRTATCTAVGAVTCFSIDKEVFEETIPFESLELHDEVDLLEDDVKPEKVGPETSLKLKDLVPVLYQEGSHQGDPVTLGVGGFGKVELVTTLQHRTYFAMKKISKQHIVAKKQEAHILLERKILQAIQCDFIVRLHAAFKDSRYIYMIMEFCPGGEIWTKLKQARRFEENISVFITACVVEAFAYLHNKGILYRDLKPENLMLDSKGYVKLVDFGFAKELSRGEKTYSFCGTPEYIPPEIIQNHGHDFAADFWSLGILIYELLVGSPPFSSSDPQKIYAKILDGVLNFPSYMGEGAKSLISKLCRPRPGQRLGNTKNGIKDVRHHRWFHSINWHKLRMGQLEAPTIRLIRKGPCYINFDRFPYDKTQADEEFSGWDCDF, from the exons ATGCCAATGGAAGCACAACTCAAGAAATTACGACAAATGCTGGAGAAAGAATGCCAGCTCAACCAGGAACTCCAGAACCAGAACACAGAGCTAA AGCGACAGCTTGAACAGAAAGAGAGATTGTTACAGATACTGCAAGGACAACTGGATGAGCTTG ATTGTGCACCACAACGACACAGTAATGAAATGCCTGAGGTTCGACAGAGTCGGGCAGCTGTCATGGCCAGGGAGCGTGTCCCAGAGGTCCTGGAAATCACTGCCAACAGAGTCAATAAAACTGCCAG TGAAAAAGCTCAGATTGTGAAGGCCATTGGTAAGAATGATTTCCTCCGTCGTCTGGATGAGGAGCAGATCAGTATGATGGTTGATCTGATGAAGATCATGGACTGTCATCCTGGCGAGGACATCATCCGAGAGGGCACAGAGGGAGACAGCATGTACATTGTCTTTG AGGGTGAGCTGAGGGTTACTCAGTCTGGACGTGATCTGCGAACTTTGAGCCCCGGTGATGTGTTTGGGGAACTGGCCATTCTATACAACTGTAAACGCACAGCATCTGTCAAAG CCATCACTGCAGTACAGTTATGGTGCATTGAGAGACAAACATATCGAAGCATCATGACCAACAAATCCAAGAAGAAAAGAGAGCAACTCATGTGCTTCCTGAAAAC GTCTCGCACTTTGAAAGCCCTGAATGATGTTCAGCTGTCAAAGATCATTGATTCCATGGAGGAA GTGAAGTTTCAGAACAATGAAGTGATTGTCCGAGAGGGAGCAGAGGGCAATACGTTTTACATCATTCTCAAAGGAGAG GTTTTAGTGACAAAAAAAGTGAACGGACAGCAGAAAATCATTCGTAAGATGAGTGAGGGGGAACACTTTGGAGAACTGGCTCTAATACG AGATATCCTTAGGACAGCCACATGCACAGCTGTGGGAGCTGTCACTTGCTTTTCCATTGATAAAGA GGTTTTTGAGGAGACCATTCCTTTTGAAAGCCTTGAGCTCCATGACGA agttgaTTTACTGGAGGATGATGTAAAGCCAGAGAAGGTTGG GCCAGAAACATCTCTAAAGCTGAAAGATCTCGTCCCTGTACTGTACCAGGAGGGAAGTCATCAAGGAGATCCTGTCACTCTTGGAGTCGGGGGGTTTGGAAAAGTGGAGCTG GTAACTACCTTACAGCACAGAACGTACTTTGCTATGAAGAAGATCAGTAAACAACACATTGTTGCAAAGAAGCAGGAAGCACACATTCTCCTAGAAAGGAAAATTCTCCAAGCAATCCAATGTGACTTCATTGTCAG GCTGCATGCTGCCTTCAAAGATTCCCGCTACATCTATATGATAATGGAGTTTTGTCCTGGTGGGGAAATCTGGACCAAGCTGAAACAAGC AAGACGCTTTGAGGAGAATATATCTGTGTTCATAACAGCGTGTGTGGTTGAAGCTTTTGCATACCTCCATAACAAAGGGATCCTGTATCGAGACCTGAAACCAGAAAATCTCATGCTCGACTCCAAAGGATATGTGAAATTG GTTGATTTTGGTTTTGCAAAGGAGCTTTCTCGGGGTGAAAAGACATATTCCTTTTGTGGTACTCCTGAGTACATCCCTCCAGAGATCATTCAGAACCATGGCCATGACTTCGCTGCTGACTTCTGGTCACTTGGCATTCTAATCTACGAGCTGCTCGTGGGCAG TCCACCATTCTCTAGTTCAGACCCACAGAAGATTTATGCCAAGATCTTGGATGGTGTGCTGAATTTCCCATCATATATGGGGGAAGGTGCCAAGTCTCTCATCAGTAAATTGTGCAG GCCACGTCCTGGACAGCGTCTGGGCAATACAAAAAACGGAATCAAAGATGTCCGACATCACAG GTGGTTTCACAGCATTAACTGGCATAAATTAAGAATGGGGCAGCTGGAGGCACCGACTATTCGGCTTATAAGAAAG
- the prkg3 gene encoding cGMP-dependent protein kinase 1 isoform X2, with product MPMEAQLKKLRQMLEKECQLNQELQNQNTELKRQLEQKERLLQILQGQLDELDCAPQRHSNEMPEVRQSRAAVMARERVPEVLEITANRVNKTASEKAQIVKAIGKNDFLRRLDEEQISMMVDLMKIMDCHPGEDIIREGTEGDSMYIVFEGELRVTQSGRDLRTLSPGDVFGELAILYNCKRTASVKAITAVQLWCIERQTYRSIMTNKSKKKREQLMCFLKTSRTLKALNDVQLSKIIDSMEEVKFQNNEVIVREGAEGNTFYIILKGEVLVTKKVNGQQKIIRKMSEGEHFGELALIRDILRTATCTAVGAVTCFSIDKEVFEETIPFESLELHDEVDLLEDDVKPEKVGPETSLKLKDLVPVLYQEGSHQGDPVTLGVGGFGKVELVTTLQHRTYFAMKKISKQHIVAKKQEAHILLERKILQAIQCDFIVRLHAAFKDSRYIYMIMEFCPGGEIWTKLKQARFEENISVFITACVVEAFAYLHNKGILYRDLKPENLMLDSKGYVKLVDFGFAKELSRGEKTYSFCGTPEYIPPEIIQNHGHDFAADFWSLGILIYELLVGSPPFSSSDPQKIYAKILDGVLNFPSYMGEGAKSLISKLCRPRPGQRLGNTKNGIKDVRHHRWFHSINWHKLRMGQLEAPTIRLIRKGPCYINFDRFPYDKTQADEEFSGWDCDF from the exons ATGCCAATGGAAGCACAACTCAAGAAATTACGACAAATGCTGGAGAAAGAATGCCAGCTCAACCAGGAACTCCAGAACCAGAACACAGAGCTAA AGCGACAGCTTGAACAGAAAGAGAGATTGTTACAGATACTGCAAGGACAACTGGATGAGCTTG ATTGTGCACCACAACGACACAGTAATGAAATGCCTGAGGTTCGACAGAGTCGGGCAGCTGTCATGGCCAGGGAGCGTGTCCCAGAGGTCCTGGAAATCACTGCCAACAGAGTCAATAAAACTGCCAG TGAAAAAGCTCAGATTGTGAAGGCCATTGGTAAGAATGATTTCCTCCGTCGTCTGGATGAGGAGCAGATCAGTATGATGGTTGATCTGATGAAGATCATGGACTGTCATCCTGGCGAGGACATCATCCGAGAGGGCACAGAGGGAGACAGCATGTACATTGTCTTTG AGGGTGAGCTGAGGGTTACTCAGTCTGGACGTGATCTGCGAACTTTGAGCCCCGGTGATGTGTTTGGGGAACTGGCCATTCTATACAACTGTAAACGCACAGCATCTGTCAAAG CCATCACTGCAGTACAGTTATGGTGCATTGAGAGACAAACATATCGAAGCATCATGACCAACAAATCCAAGAAGAAAAGAGAGCAACTCATGTGCTTCCTGAAAAC GTCTCGCACTTTGAAAGCCCTGAATGATGTTCAGCTGTCAAAGATCATTGATTCCATGGAGGAA GTGAAGTTTCAGAACAATGAAGTGATTGTCCGAGAGGGAGCAGAGGGCAATACGTTTTACATCATTCTCAAAGGAGAG GTTTTAGTGACAAAAAAAGTGAACGGACAGCAGAAAATCATTCGTAAGATGAGTGAGGGGGAACACTTTGGAGAACTGGCTCTAATACG AGATATCCTTAGGACAGCCACATGCACAGCTGTGGGAGCTGTCACTTGCTTTTCCATTGATAAAGA GGTTTTTGAGGAGACCATTCCTTTTGAAAGCCTTGAGCTCCATGACGA agttgaTTTACTGGAGGATGATGTAAAGCCAGAGAAGGTTGG GCCAGAAACATCTCTAAAGCTGAAAGATCTCGTCCCTGTACTGTACCAGGAGGGAAGTCATCAAGGAGATCCTGTCACTCTTGGAGTCGGGGGGTTTGGAAAAGTGGAGCTG GTAACTACCTTACAGCACAGAACGTACTTTGCTATGAAGAAGATCAGTAAACAACACATTGTTGCAAAGAAGCAGGAAGCACACATTCTCCTAGAAAGGAAAATTCTCCAAGCAATCCAATGTGACTTCATTGTCAG GCTGCATGCTGCCTTCAAAGATTCCCGCTACATCTATATGATAATGGAGTTTTGTCCTGGTGGGGAAATCTGGACCAAGCTGAAACAAGC ACGCTTTGAGGAGAATATATCTGTGTTCATAACAGCGTGTGTGGTTGAAGCTTTTGCATACCTCCATAACAAAGGGATCCTGTATCGAGACCTGAAACCAGAAAATCTCATGCTCGACTCCAAAGGATATGTGAAATTG GTTGATTTTGGTTTTGCAAAGGAGCTTTCTCGGGGTGAAAAGACATATTCCTTTTGTGGTACTCCTGAGTACATCCCTCCAGAGATCATTCAGAACCATGGCCATGACTTCGCTGCTGACTTCTGGTCACTTGGCATTCTAATCTACGAGCTGCTCGTGGGCAG TCCACCATTCTCTAGTTCAGACCCACAGAAGATTTATGCCAAGATCTTGGATGGTGTGCTGAATTTCCCATCATATATGGGGGAAGGTGCCAAGTCTCTCATCAGTAAATTGTGCAG GCCACGTCCTGGACAGCGTCTGGGCAATACAAAAAACGGAATCAAAGATGTCCGACATCACAG GTGGTTTCACAGCATTAACTGGCATAAATTAAGAATGGGGCAGCTGGAGGCACCGACTATTCGGCTTATAAGAAAG